The sequence below is a genomic window from Lolium perenne isolate Kyuss_39 chromosome 4, Kyuss_2.0, whole genome shotgun sequence.
aggtagatcatccctcttctcttttgtttacacatgtactttagtttagtatttctttatttatggatgacactcctcccaaccttttgcttacacaagccatggctaaccgaatcctcgggtgccttccaacaatcacataccatgaaggagtgtctatttgcaaaattaagttgcttactgatgaatcagagcaaaacatgtgaagagaattattaatgcaagttaattaatcggggctgggaaccccattgccagctctttttgcaaaattattggataagcggatgtgccactagtccattgtgaaagtctgtcagaagtaaatgacaagatcgaaagataaaacaccacatacttcctcatgagctataaaacattgacacaaatcagaggtgataaattttgaattatttaaaggtagcactcaagcaatttactttggaatggcggagaaataccatgtagtaggtaggtatggtggacacaaatggcatagtagttggctcaaggattttggatgtatgagaagtattccctctcgatacaaggcttaggctagcaaggttatttgaaacaaacacaaggatgaaccggtgcagcaaaactcacataaaagacatattgtaaacattataagactctacaccgtcttccttgttgttcaaaactcaatactagaaattatctagactttagagagaccaattatgcaaaccaaattttagcaagctctatgtatttcttcattaataggtgcaaagcatatgatgcaagagcttaaacatgagcacaacaattgccaagtatcacattatccaagacattatagaaatttactacatgtatcattttccaattccaaccatataacaaattaacgaagaagaaacttcgccatgaaaattaaaagctaagaacacatgtgttcatatgaaccagcggagcgtgtctctctcccacacaagcatttattcaaacaaaaacaaaaacaaaagcacacagacgctccaagtaaagtacataagatgtgaccgaataaaaatatagtttcaggggaggaacctgataatgttgtcgatgaagaaggggatgccttgggcatccccaagcttagacgcttgagtcttcttagaatatgcaggggtgaaccaccggggcatccccaagcttagagctttcactcttcttgatcatagtatatcatcctcctctcttgacccttgaaaacttcctccacaccaaactcgaaacaactcattagagggttagtggacaataaaaattaacatgttcagaggtgacacaatcattcttaacacttctggacattgcataaagctactggacattaatggatcaaagaaattcatccaacatagcgaaagaggcaatgtgaaataaaaaggcagaatctgtcaaaacagaacagtccgtaaggatggattttattaggccaccagacttgcttaaatgaaaatgctcaaattgaatgaaagttgcgtacatatctgaggatcatgcacgtaaattggcttaattttctgagctacctacatggaggtagacccagattcgtgacagcaaagaaatctggaactgcgcagtaatccaaatctagtacttactttactatcaaagactttacttggcacaacaaaacataaaactaagataaggagaggttgctacagtagtaaacaacttccaagacacaaatgtaaaacaaattactgtagcaaaataacacatgggttatctcccaagaagttctttctttatagccgttaagatgggctcagcatttttaatgatgcactcgcaagaaatagtagttgaagcaaaagagagcatcaagaggcaaattcaaaacacatttaagtctaacatgcttcctatgcataggaatcttgtaaataaacaagttcatgaagagcaaagtaacaagcataggaagataaaacaagtatagcttcaaaaatttcagcacatagagaggtgttttagtaacatgaaaatttccacaaccatattttcctctctcataataactttcagtagcaacatgaggaaactcaacaatataactatcacataaagcattcttatcatgagtctcatgcataaaattattactctccacataggcataatcaattttattagttgtagtgggagcaaattcaacaaagtagctatcattattattctcatcaagtgtaggaggcatagtataatcacaacaaaatttactctccatagtaggtggcaccaaaggaccactatcattatcatcataaataggaggcaaagtatcatcaaagaaaattttctcctcaatgcttgggggactaaaaatatcatgaaaaccagcttccccaagcttagaactttctatattattatcaacaatggtgttcaaagcgttcatactaatattactaccagcatgcaaataagatttcataggttttttaattttcgcatcaaacaatccatgttttaaatcgggaaatagaataagaagctcattgttgtccattatgcctaactagtgtaaacaagaaacaaaaagatgcaattgcaggatctaaaggaaatagcttcgagcacaaacacaatggcgccgtaaAAGCATCATacctgaaccggagtatgagtgcctttttacctttcctccccggcaacggcgccagaaaagtgcttgatgtctacgggagcttctattcctgtagacagtgttgggcctccaagagcagaggtttgtagaacagcagcaagtttcctttaagtggatcacccaaggtttatcgatctcagggaggaagaggtcaaagatatccctctcatgcaaccctgcaaccacaaagcaagaagtctcttgtgtccccaacacacctaataggtgcactagttcggcgaagagatagtgaaatacaggtggtatgaataagtagtagcaacggcactgtaaaagtgctttgcccagacaagaaacaagcggtagtaacgcagcagtagtaacgcaaagaaacaagaaacaagcagcgatagcagtatttaggaacaaggcctagggattacactttcactagtggacactctcaacattgatcacataacagaatagataaatgcatactctacacttttgttggatgatgaacacattgcgtaggattacacgaaccctcaatgccggagttaacaagctccacaataatgctcatattttagtaacttttagtgtaagatagatcaaaagactaaaccaagtactaacatagcatgcacactgtcaccttcatgcatatgtaggaggaatagatcacatcaatattatcatagcaatagttaacttcgcaatctacaagagatcatgatcatagcataaaccaagtactaacacggtgcacacactgtcacctttgtacacgtgcaggaggaataaaactactttaataacattgctagagtagcacatagataaattatgatacaaacacattgcaatcataaagagatataaataagcacctcactatgccattcaacagtgaataagtattctgtgaaatatagcctaagagacccacacggtgcacacactgtcacctttacacacgtgggacaaggagtctccggagatcacataagtaaaactcacttgactagcatagtgacatctagattacaagcatcatcatatgaatctcaatcatgtaaggcagctcatgagattattgtattgaagtacataggagagagatgaaccacatagctaccggtacagcccgagcctcgatggagaactactccctcctcatgggagcagcagcggtgataaagatggctgtggagatggcagcggtgtcgatggagaagccttccgggggcacttccccgctccggaagggtgccggaacagagactcctgtcccccagatcttggcttcgcgatggcggcggctctggaaggttttccgtatcgtggttctccgcctcagggttttcgcgacggaggctttatataggcgaagaggcggcgcaggagggtcgaaggggtggccacaccatatggcggcgcggccagggcctgggccgcgccggcctatggtctgggggcccagtgccccccctctggtccttcccgggtgttctggatgcttccggtgaaaataggaacctgggtcttgatttcgtccgatttcgagaatatttcgttactaggatttctgaaaccaaaaacagcataaaacagcaactggcacttcggcatcttgttaacaggttagttccagaaaatgcacgaatatgacataaagtgtgcataaaacatgtaggtatcatcaataatatggcatagaacataagaaattatcgatacgtcggagacgtatcactattcatgaaaagtctttgctttatgattcatttgtttactcatgtcattaccattgttttgatcgctgcattcattacatatgcttacaatagtatgatcaaggttatgatggcatgtcactccagaaattatctttgttatcgtttacctgctcgggacgagcaggaactaagcttggggatgctgatacgtctccgacgtatcgataatttcttatgttccatgccacattattgatgatatctacatgttttatacacattatatgtcgtatttatgcattttccggcactaacctattaacgagatgccgaagagccgattctttgttttcattgctttttggtttcagaaatcctagtaaggaaatattctcggaattggacgaaatcaacgcccagggtcctattttgccacgaagcttccggaagaccgaagagaagacgaagtggggccacggggcgccgccacactagggcgacgcggcccaggggggcccgcgcggccctgctgtgtggggcccccgtgacccctccgactccgcccttccgcctacttaaggtcttcgtcgcgaaacccccagtaccgagagccacgatacggaaaaccttccagagacgccgccgccgccaatcccatctcgggggattctggagatcacctccggcatcctgccggagaggggattcatctcccggaggactcttcaccgtcatggtcgcctccggagtgatgagtgagtagttcacccctggactatgggtccatagcagtagctagatggttgtcttctcctcatgtgcttcattgtcggatcttgtgagctgcctaacatgatcaagatcatctatctgtaattctatatgttgtgtttgtcgggatccgatggatagagaatactatgttattttgagtatcaatctattacctatgtgttgtttatgatcttgcatgctctccgttattagtagaggctctggccaagtttttgctcttaactccaagagggagtatttatgctcgatagtgggttcatgcctccattaaatctgggacagtgacagaaagttctaaggttgtggatgtgctgttgccactagggataaaacattgatgctatgtccgaggatgtagttattgattacattacgcaccatacttaatgcaattgtctgttgttttgcaacttaatactggaaggggttcggatgataacctgaaggtggactttttaggcatagatgcatgctggatagcggtctatgtactttgtcgtaatgcccaattaaatctcacaatattcatcatatcatgtatgtgcattgttatgccctctctatttgtcaattgtccgactgtaatttgttcacccaacatgctatcttatgggagagacacctgtagtgaactgtggaccccggtccattcttttacactgaatacaatctactgcaatacttgttctactgttttctgcaaacaatcatcatccacactatacatttaatcctttgttacagcaagccggtgagattgacaacctcactgtttcgttggggcaaagtactttggttgtgttgtgcaggttccacgttggcgccggaatctctggtgttgcgccgcactacatcccgccgccatcaactttcaacgtgcttcttggctcctcctggttcgataaaccttggtttctttctgagggaaaacttgctgctgtgcgcatcataccttcctcttggggttcccaacgaacgtgtgagttacacgccatcatgatcatccaagtagtcagtccatgggttgggcaatttttaaccaaagatttcattctttcccaagcttgtgcaacatgctcattatccaattgtttaaaattcattatgctactcctcaaagatataattttagcagggggataatatctaccaataaaagcatcatttcatttagtccatgaatcaatactatttctaggcagagatagcaaccaatctttagctcttcctcttaatgagaaaggaaataattttaattttataatgtcaccatctacatccttatacttttgcatttcacatagttcaacaaaattattgagatgggcagcagcatcatcagaactaacaccagaaaattgctctctcataacaagattcagtaaagcaggtttaatttcaaagaattctgctgtagtagcaggtggagcaataggtgtgcataagaaatcattattatttgtggttgtgaagtcacacaacttagtattttcaggagtacccatattagcagtagtaaataaagcaaactaaataaagtaaatgcaagtaactaatttttttgtgtttctaatatagagaacaagacagtaaataaagtaaagctagcaactatttttttgtgttttgtttaagtgcagcaaacaaagtagtaaataaaataaagcaagacaaaaacaaagtaaagagattggactgtggagactccccttgcagcgtgtcttgatctccccggcaacggcgccagaaatttgcttgctggcgtgcagttgacgtgggagttagaaatctttgtggagtagcttttcttcgttccccggcaacggcgtcagaaatttgcttgatgcgtgtagttgacacgtccgttgggaaccccaagaggaaggtgtgatgcgcacagtagtaagtttccctcagtaagaaaccaaggtttaatcgaaccagtaggagtcaagaagcacgtcgaaggttgatggcggcgggatgtagtgcggcgcaacaccagggattccggcgccaacgtggaacctgcacaacacaaccaaagtactttgccccaacaaaacagtgagtttgtcaatctcaccggcttgctgtaacaaaggattagatgtatagtgtggatgatgattgtttgcagaaaacagtagaacaagtattgcagtagattgtattcgatgtaaaagaatgggaccggggtcaacagttcactagaggtgtctctcccataagataaatagcatgttgggtgaacaaattacagttgggcaattgacaaatagagagggcatgaccatgcacatacatgatatgatgagtatagtgagatttaattgggcattacgacaaagtacatagaccgctatccagcatgcatctatggctaaaaagtccaccttcaggttaccatccgaaccccttccagtattaagttgcaaacaacagacaattgcattaagtatggtgcgtaatgtaatcaataactacatcctcggacatagcatcaatgttttatccctagtggcaacagcacatccacaaccttagaactttctcacatcgtcctgcatttaatggaggcatgaacccactatcgagcataaatactccctcttggagttaagagtaaaaacttggccagagcctctactaataacggagagcatgcaagatcataaacaacacataggtaatagattgataatcaacataacataatattctctatccatcagatcccaacaaacacaacatatagcattacagatagatgatcttgatcatgttaggcagctcacaagatccgacaatgaagcacataaggagaagacgaccatctagctactgctatggacccatagtacaggggtgaactactcactcatcactccggagacgaccatggcggtgaagagtcctccgggagatgattcctctctccggcagggtgccggaggcgatctcctgaatcccccgagatgggattggcggcggcgtctctggaaggttttccgtatcgtggctctcggtactgggggtttcgcgacgaagactatatgtaggcggaagggcaggtcaaggggcgtcacgaggggcccacacaccagggccgcgcggccaaggcccagaccgcaccgccctgttgtctggccacctcgtggccccacttcgtaagtcctccggtcttctggaagcttcgtgcaaaaataggcccctgggcgttgatttcgtccaattccgagaatatttccttactaggatttctgaaaccaaaaacagcagaaaacagcaactggctcttcggcatctcgttaataggttagtgacggaaaatgcataaatacgacataaagtatgcataaaacatgtagatatcatcaataatgtggcatggaacgtaagaaattatcgatacgttggagacgtatcagccatcctatggcatctgtctgttcaccacgacgacatgggTAGGGGAGGTGGCCGATCCGGCGCCGGAAGGTCAATTCGGCGTCCGCCGGGTGCACGGGCATCGCCGAAGCTCGCCAGGCGTAGGCGCTCCATCGGCGCGTGGAAGAGGGCCGGCCGGAAGTGGCCGGAGATGATGGTGTACCTCCAAGCGCGCGCGGAGGAGGCGCCGGAAGGAGAAGCGGAGGCGCCCCGCGCTGCCGCCGCGTGCAGCCCTCCTCTGCCAGCGCTGCCCCCGCAcagcagcgatgacgacgatgtcGCCGGGACGCCTCTAGCGTGTGGGAGCACCTCCGAGGCGGCGGTCGTCGAAGTGGCGGCGGTCGTCGTCGCCTAGGAAGACCGGCGAGCAAAAACCCTCCGCCGGCTACATTTAGCGCCCCGGTGACAGTATAGTCACTCCCGGGACTAATTCTAGTTTAATTTAGGTCCCTAGTTCGTAATGTATGCATGTATTTTGCTTAGTATTGTACAAATTATGAACGAATTTAGCTTCATCCGATGAAATCGAGTGCGATCGTAAAATTTGGTTTTCCGCGACGTTTGATTTCATCGAGTTCGGTAACCAAATTGTTTTTTGGAAGACTGAACTCGTTTTTTCCCGGTTCCGACAAATAAGGCTATGTTAGAGTTGCTCTAAATGATCATCACGGTGCAGCGTGGCGTGGAGAGACCTCGGCCTCGGCGCGGGGGCGCTCTAGCCGGACAGGAAGTCCTGCCTCTTGACGCTCTGCAAATTCGGCCCCGACGTCAGGTGCGGCAGTATGGCCCCCCCGTTGAGCGGCCCAGCCTGCCACACCATGTTCTGCGTCGTAGAGTTCCCCGGCAGCGCCACCGTGGTGTAGATCGTGTACGCGCCGCCGGCGTACTCCGCGGTGGGCGGCACCGGCACATCGAACTTGAGGGTGCCGTTGGTCAGGCTAGGGGACGTGCTCTCCAGGACGGTGGTGAGCACGGACACGGCGCCGCTGCCGTCCTGCGAGGCGACGAAGACGCTGCTGCCAGGCATGCGGGCGCCGGTGGGGTTGATGCCCCAGGCCACCCAACCGCCGCTGGTTGACGGCGCACGGAAAGCGAGCTCAGCCGTGCCGTTCGCCGCGTGGTAGGTCCAGTACAAGCTCGCCCCGAGCACGGGGAGCGTGTTGCACCGCTCGAACGACCGGCCCGCCGGGAACGTCGCGTTCGCGCAGTCTTGCGCCGTCGCGCCCGCCGCAAACAGGAGCGCGGTGGTGGCTACGAGGAGGAGCGCCGCCGTGTGGCCTGGCTGCGCCATGGTGCTAGCTGGAGGGCACGCACGTACCTTTGCTCGTGTCGATCGCGTTGCTTCGACTCGGCTCCGAGCTAGGCAGCTGGAG
It includes:
- the LOC139839348 gene encoding cytochrome b561 and DOMON domain-containing protein At5g47530-like produces the protein MAQPGHTAALLLVATTALLFAAGATAQDCANATFPAGRSFERCNTLPVLGASLYWTYHAANGTAELAFRAPSTSGGWVAWGINPTGARMPGSSVFVASQDGSGAVSVLTTVLESTSPSLTNGTLKFDVPVPPTAEYAGGAYTIYTTVALPGNSTTQNMVWQAGPLNGGAILPHLTSGPNLQSVKRQDFLSG